The region GGATAGGTGCGCTTAATTTCCCGAATATTAAAAAGCTGGTTTGCTGTAATCGAAGTATTAAGGTCGTTTAGGACATTAACCGCTTCAATCCACAACCGCATTAGAAAGATTGTGATTCCGGCGATACTGATTCTCCAATCAAATGGAAGGATATCCCCGCCTGCCAGCCCAGCCCAAAACAGCACCAGAGGGGATGCCATTAGCATGGCAATAATCACAATTACCCGTCGTAATGGCAGAACCCGCTGAAGCTGTGAGTATAGAAAACTCAGTCCAGACCCAATTCCGGCGCTAGCAATATAAATCCAGGGCAGCCCTTCTGCTCTAAACTGCGTCAGAAACAAGTCGGCAGTAATTGCTTCTAGCCACACTAACCCAATGGAGGTGGCTGCATAAAACGCAAACATGAGAAACGTCCGCTCAGCTTCTTCTGAGCGGAGGTTTACCCATCGCAACATCTTATGCCCCCACTTACTTTGGACGACCCAACGGTCAATCAGTCCCATTCAGCGTTTATGCTCACTCATCAACAGTGCTTGAATCTGGAGTATCTTTTAAGATGACCCAAGTCTAAAGTGCCCTGAATGGGTTTCATTGTAGATAGAGAGCTACAATTTGTTGCAGAAATTCGTAACTACACGTCTTATTTCTTCGGCGCAAGGAGCATCATCATGTTGCGGCCTTCCTGCTTTGGGAACTGCTGCACTTCGGCAAACTCTTGCAAATCTGTTGCTAACCGGGTAAGTAAGTCTTTGGCCATATCGCTATGCTGAATTTCCCGTCCCCGGAACATGACGGTGGCTTTCACTTTGTCACCATCTTGCAAGAAGCGTTTTGCTTGATTCAGCCGCACATCATAATCATGCTTCTCAATCTTGTAACGCATCTTTACTTCTTTGACTTCAACCGTGTGCTGCTTCTTCTTGGCTTCCTTAGCCTTTTTTTCTTGCTCAAACTTAAATTTGCCGTAGTCAATAATTCGGCAAACAGGGGGATCTGCCTTGTCGGTAACCAGAACCAAATCTAGTTCTTTTTCCTCTGCCAGTTGTAAAGCTTCTCTAGGGGTCATGATCCCCAACTGGGAGTTATCAGAGTCAATAACTCGAATTTTGGGAAAGCGAATGCGTTCGTTGATGATTGGGATATCGCGGGATGGTATTGGTCTATTACTTCCAGTCACAGGCAGTGCTTATTAAACAATTGAATGGTTGACAACGTTCACCTGACCTATAGCAGTGTTTTAGCCTAAGTTGAGGCAGAAATCCAGTATAGCGATGGATTGAGTTACGAGTTGTCAATAAATGACGAGTTTACTTGATTTTATCTAGAGGAATTATCGTATTAGACATTTTACTCATTTCCATACCACCCCTGTGGGATTGTTAATGAAATTCCAAGTTAAACGAGTCTGAATTGACCTGGTGTTGAATGAATTCTGTCCAGGATAGCGATCGCACCGATTAGAATAAAAACAGATTTGTAACAGTTCTTAAAGTATTTAAGTTCGAGGGATTTGTGATTACGTCTCCAGCCTGGCATCATCGAGTAGGGTACCAACGCGACTGGGTTTGGCGGGGATGGAAGACTCGCTACACCTATCTTCGAGCGGTTGACGGCAATCGCTCAACTCCCTTGATTTTGCTACATGGGTTTGGTGCCTCAATTGGACATTGGCGGCAGAACCTGCCCGAACTTGGGAAGCATCATACCGTTTATGCCCTGGATATGCTGGGGTTTGGAGCATCCGAAAAGGTAGCGGCTCCTTACGGAATCGAATTTTGGGTTGAGCAAGTTTACGACTTTTGGCGAACATTTGTCCGGCAACCAGTTGTTCTGGTTGGCAATTCTATTGGTTCTTTAATTTGTTTAGCAGCGGCAGCCGTTCATCCAGAGATGGTGTGTGGAGTCGTGATGCTGAATTTGCCTGACTCTTCGGTGTTGGAGAATCCTAAATGGGTTTCGCGATCGCTCTCTTGCTTGAGTCCCATTGCAAAGCCGGTGTTGGATGCTGTGAAATGGCTTTTGACGCTACCACCCATTTTTAACACGATGTTTTGGCTAGTTCGGCAGCCTGCTGTGTTACGAGCGTGGGCAAAACAGGCATATGCTACCCCAACAGCGATCACTGATGAGCTGATTGAAATTTTCTCCAGCCCTGCTTATGAACGGGGGGCAGCAAGAACCCTACGGGCGATGGTCAATGGCAAATCGAAGTCGGGGCAGGTGAGCTATGCTGCAAGGGATGTGTTGCCTATGCTGAAAATTCCCATGCTGCTGTTTTGGGGGATGAAAGATAAGATGGTGCCGCCGAAACTGGCGCGATTATTTCTGAAATACAACCCCAACCTGAAGCTGATTGAAATTGAAGACGCAGGACACTGCCCTCATGATGAGCATCCAGAGCGGGTTAATCAGGAGATTTTGACCTGGATTGCAATGTGCGTGGATAATTGCCAGCCTGATTAAGCAATGCTGCCGCGTTTGCGGGCTTCTTTGTAAGATACACCAACGTTTTGCAATCCAGCGCGGATCATTTCCTGTTCCAGCAGAGCAAAAAAGCGGGTGCGATCGCCGCCTCTTACCACTGCTTGATTATGGGCTTCTGCCAAGGCCACTGGATAGCCATAGCCCTTCTGCACCTGAGCAATAATCAGGCTAAGGGCAGAATTCAGCATTGCCTCATCTTGCACAACCCACTCTGGAAACTCGACTCTGGCGATCTCGGTACCCACATTCACATAGCAAAAGCAAACACGATGGTGGCTGTAAAAATCCAAAATATTGGCTGAACTGCGCCAGAGCGGGCTACGCTGTCCGGGTTGCAGTTGCATTGCCCACAGTTTAGTGTCTTTTAGGGGTTCTAATACCTGGCAGGGAAATTGCTCCTGCTGTTTGGCGCAATGGTTCACACAATCTGGCATTTCGTATGGGCAGGCTGGCAACCGCAGAAAGTTAAGTGCTTCCCCACTGCGAGAGGCACTGAGATAGCCTGCTAATGGAATTTCGGCTTGACGTAACTGCTCCCAGGCTTCCAGGATAGGGGTGAGAATGCGATCGCGAGCTTCAAACGGCAACGACTCTAGAAACCAGTAGATGAGCGAACCATCAACGAGAGCCAGGGTAGGCAAGAGAGCGGGATGGGATAGGGGCAATGGGGAGGATGAGGAAGCATGATGATTTTCTTGCCCAACTGCTCTACCGGACTCACCTGCTCTACCTGCCCCACCTCGCATCCTCTCTCCCAACTCTGCTAGCACCACTGCTTCAGACACTGTGCGTCGGTAGCCCATCCATTCCTCAGTGGAAATACCCCACTGGCGAGAAATGTACAAGTCTTCAGGACGGTAAACAACTTCCGGTAAGCTGTCGAGCAGGGGGAAGCGATTTTGCCCATAGTAAAGCGCGATGCGACCGATGTTGATCAAGTAACAGTAGGCAATTTCGTGATGGCTGGGGGCAATTTGAGAACCATCAGTGGCAATCACGGTGTGAGTATGGGGAGGCGTGGGGATACTCATCCGTAGATTAAGTGGTTCAATCGGTTCGGCGGCAGTGAAGTTGAGGCGATCCCGCCACGCTTGCTTCAGTTTTACTAATTCGTCCTGACGCTGAAAGGCTTTGTCTAATAACGCTGCTGCCAATTCCAACCGTTGCCGAGTTGCAGCAGCCTCCTGCATCAGATGTTGGCTAATGCCCTGCATTTGATCCGCAATTTTGGTGAGATCCAGCATTTCTTCACTCGCTGAACAGCTTTTTCCGTTACTACTTTTTCCATTACTATGAAATTCATTTACTGATGCATTTATACTAATGAGTAATTGCTTGATTATGACACAGTTACCATGTGCTGTTATGGAGCAGGGGCGATCTCCCGAATGGCATTTAAGAAATCCTCTGGATTTTGGGGGCTTAGCATGACAGCATACCCGGCGCGAGTTGGGACATAGACTACTCTAGTTGGGTCGGTAACATACAACAGTGCTTTTTCGCCATTGCGTAACCGGAACCACCCAGCCTGATATCCCGGTAATCCCGTTCCGAAG is a window of Leptolyngbyaceae cyanobacterium JSC-12 DNA encoding:
- a CDS encoding bacterial translation initiation factor 3 (bIF-3) (IMG reference gene:2510095145~PFAM: Translation initiation factor IF-3, C-terminal domain; Translation initiation factor IF-3, N-terminal domain~TIGRFAM: translation initiation factor IF-3), with amino-acid sequence MTGSNRPIPSRDIPIINERIRFPKIRVIDSDNSQLGIMTPREALQLAEEKELDLVLVTDKADPPVCRIIDYGKFKFEQEKKAKEAKKKQHTVEVKEVKMRYKIEKHDYDVRLNQAKRFLQDGDKVKATVMFRGREIQHSDMAKDLLTRLATDLQEFAEVQQFPKQEGRNMMMLLAPKK
- a CDS encoding putative hydrolase or acyltransferase of alpha/beta superfamily (IMG reference gene:2510095146) encodes the protein MITSPAWHHRVGYQRDWVWRGWKTRYTYLRAVDGNRSTPLILLHGFGASIGHWRQNLPELGKHHTVYALDMLGFGASEKVAAPYGIEFWVEQVYDFWRTFVRQPVVLVGNSIGSLICLAAAAVHPEMVCGVVMLNLPDSSVLENPKWVSRSLSCLSPIAKPVLDAVKWLLTLPPIFNTMFWLVRQPAVLRAWAKQAYATPTAITDELIEIFSSPAYERGAARTLRAMVNGKSKSGQVSYAARDVLPMLKIPMLLFWGMKDKMVPPKLARLFLKYNPNLKLIEIEDAGHCPHDEHPERVNQEILTWIAMCVDNCQPD
- a CDS encoding NurA domain-containing protein (IMG reference gene:2510095147~PFAM: NurA domain); this translates as MLDLTKIADQMQGISQHLMQEAAATRQRLELAAALLDKAFQRQDELVKLKQAWRDRLNFTAAEPIEPLNLRMSIPTPPHTHTVIATDGSQIAPSHHEIAYCYLINIGRIALYYGQNRFPLLDSLPEVVYRPEDLYISRQWGISTEEWMGYRRTVSEAVVLAELGERMRGGAGRAGESGRAVGQENHHASSSSPLPLSHPALLPTLALVDGSLIYWFLESLPFEARDRILTPILEAWEQLRQAEIPLAGYLSASRSGEALNFLRLPACPYEMPDCVNHCAKQQEQFPCQVLEPLKDTKLWAMQLQPGQRSPLWRSSANILDFYSHHRVCFCYVNVGTEIARVEFPEWVVQDEAMLNSALSLIIAQVQKGYGYPVALAEAHNQAVVRGGDRTRFFALLEQEMIRAGLQNVGVSYKEARKRGSIA